In Mariluticola halotolerans, one DNA window encodes the following:
- a CDS encoding sulfite exporter TauE/SafE family protein encodes MNLPFQTNLQTNCQICNRRFQQLIVKGLIVFDIMLLCVTGFAAGLLNAVAGGGTFLTLPALIYVGVPPVSANATATLTALPGYISSAWAFRKDMQAEGSLGIRIVIGFAAVGSILGALLLIVTPGEAFMWIVPWLLLLATLLFAVGPSLSHTLQDRGVRPAGPLVSAAAIFAVAVYGGYFNGGLGIMLLATFGLLGYQNLHGANGLKNVLSAVLSLISSIAFIASGLIAWEQAAVMAISATAGGYIGARQSRRIKRTQLLRYFVIAVGVVMTAAFFLL; translated from the coding sequence ATGAATCTTCCTTTCCAGACCAATTTGCAGACCAATTGCCAAATATGCAACAGACGATTCCAACAGCTCATTGTGAAAGGTCTGATTGTGTTTGATATCATGTTGTTGTGTGTTACGGGGTTCGCTGCGGGACTTCTGAATGCTGTGGCCGGGGGTGGCACATTCCTCACACTTCCAGCCCTGATTTATGTCGGCGTGCCCCCCGTCAGCGCCAATGCCACGGCAACACTGACCGCACTGCCCGGATATATAAGCAGCGCGTGGGCCTTCAGAAAGGATATGCAAGCGGAAGGCAGCCTTGGAATACGCATCGTTATTGGATTTGCTGCCGTAGGAAGCATTCTGGGCGCGCTTTTGCTGATCGTTACGCCGGGCGAAGCCTTTATGTGGATCGTGCCATGGCTCCTGCTGCTGGCCACCCTTCTTTTTGCCGTCGGGCCATCCCTTTCACACACATTGCAAGATCGCGGGGTCCGACCCGCCGGACCGCTGGTGTCGGCTGCAGCCATCTTCGCGGTCGCCGTCTATGGAGGATACTTCAACGGCGGCCTGGGGATCATGCTGCTCGCGACATTCGGACTATTGGGATATCAAAACCTGCATGGCGCGAATGGCTTGAAAAACGTTCTCTCAGCCGTTCTCTCGCTGATTTCCTCGATCGCGTTTATCGCATCCGGGCTCATCGCCTGGGAACAGGCGGCCGTCATGGCGATCAGCGCAACTGCGGGGGGATATATCGGGGCGCGCCAGAGCCGCCGGATCAAACGCACTCAGCTACTACGCTACTTTGTCATCGCCGTGGGCGTCGTCATGACCGCGGCATTCTTTCTTCTGTAA
- a CDS encoding FadR/GntR family transcriptional regulator → MSRQTADIIQARLLGMLVDLAPDVGERLPSERVLARMLGCSRATLRKALDMLEKDGALWRHVGQGTFRGRRPRHLPIRDTVMVQSETPAELIRARRLVEPQVAAEAARCAVPADVAHLRAIVAAGRVARDRSACEETDAAFHRAVAGVSRNPVLFSFLIYLSGARRRTLWQREWDRIYRRVGIDEFRTVHSDQHDRIVDAIAAGDAEAAAGEMETHLETIEAAILTETD, encoded by the coding sequence ATGTCCCGGCAGACCGCAGATATTATCCAGGCGCGGCTCTTGGGCATGCTGGTTGATCTTGCTCCTGATGTGGGCGAGCGTCTGCCCTCTGAACGGGTATTGGCCCGAATGCTTGGCTGCAGCCGGGCCACGCTTCGAAAAGCACTCGATATGCTGGAAAAGGACGGCGCGTTGTGGCGGCATGTGGGGCAGGGGACGTTTCGCGGACGGCGGCCTCGGCATTTGCCCATTCGCGATACTGTCATGGTGCAGAGTGAGACGCCGGCAGAACTGATCCGGGCGCGCAGGCTTGTTGAGCCGCAAGTGGCGGCGGAGGCGGCACGTTGTGCCGTGCCGGCGGACGTGGCGCATCTACGTGCAATCGTTGCGGCGGGACGCGTTGCGCGCGACCGGTCTGCCTGTGAAGAAACGGATGCTGCTTTTCACCGGGCTGTCGCCGGGGTGTCCCGTAATCCTGTTCTTTTCAGTTTCCTGATTTATTTGTCCGGCGCTCGCCGACGCACTCTTTGGCAAAGAGAGTGGGACCGCATCTATCGGCGGGTGGGCATTGATGAATTTCGTACCGTTCATAGCGATCAGCATGATCGGATTGTCGATGCGATCGCCGCTGGAGATGCAGAGGCGGCCGCCGGGGAAATGGAAACCCATCTGGAAACCATCGAGGCCGCAATCCTCACGGAAACGGACTAG
- a CDS encoding fumarylacetoacetate hydrolase family protein: MTKVHFQSAPTTIPIHGADEAIAVRRIYCVGRNYVSHIQEMKEGDEKELPFFFQKPTDSVVLTGGTLPYPPATEDFQFEVELAVVIGAEGRNIPSDKAFEHVFGYAVALDMTRRDLQFVARDMRRPWEMGKSFDHSAPIGPVLPRAVAGDLAEGTIRISVNGEVKQDSDIGLMIWGVADTIAHLSTQYRLMPGDVILTGTPAGVGPVLPGDELVASCAGLPKLTVTVTGAETSSMKETIHAAD, translated from the coding sequence ATGACCAAAGTACATTTCCAAAGCGCCCCGACGACAATTCCAATCCATGGGGCTGATGAGGCCATTGCGGTGCGCCGCATTTATTGTGTCGGACGCAATTACGTTTCCCATATCCAGGAAATGAAGGAAGGCGACGAAAAGGAACTGCCCTTCTTCTTTCAAAAGCCCACCGATTCTGTTGTTCTTACGGGCGGCACGCTGCCCTATCCGCCGGCTACCGAGGACTTTCAGTTTGAAGTCGAGCTGGCCGTTGTGATCGGTGCGGAAGGTCGCAATATTCCTTCTGACAAGGCATTCGAGCACGTTTTTGGTTATGCGGTTGCGTTGGACATGACACGGCGCGATCTCCAGTTTGTGGCGCGCGATATGCGCCGTCCTTGGGAAATGGGTAAAAGCTTTGATCATTCGGCCCCGATCGGACCTGTGCTGCCCCGCGCGGTGGCAGGGGATCTGGCCGAGGGGACGATCCGCATTTCTGTCAATGGTGAGGTGAAGCAGGACAGCGATATCGGGCTGATGATCTGGGGGGTCGCGGACACGATCGCGCACCTGTCCACCCAATATCGCCTCATGCCTGGCGACGTCATCCTGACTGGGACGCCTGCCGGTGTCGGGCCTGTTTTGCCAGGTGACGAACTTGTTGCCTCCTGTGCCGGGCTGCCAAAATTGACCGTCACTGTCACCGGGGCGGAAACTTCTTCCATGAAGGAAACCATCCATGCTGCCGACTGA
- a CDS encoding polysaccharide deacetylase family protein, whose protein sequence is MLPTERITYSAITDRPRLVLPEGKRMGVWIIVNIEEWDPKATMPRTVLTPPAGGSPSPDIPNWAWHEYGNRVGFWRLLKSIDEINAKAVLAINGTAVSSYAPISQAALDRGWEFMGHGFTQKNMQKVEDERADIIATTKAIQDFTGKRPRGWLGPGLTETWETPDILVEEGYEYVCDWVLDDQPVRLNTRTSQIVNVPYTQECNDVAMMLIQHHQAGEYFQRGWDQFQQIHEDAEDGARIMALVVHPYIMGAPHRARYFRDLIRRIAEYDDVAFMTGEEIFDWYSAAVPS, encoded by the coding sequence ATGCTGCCGACTGAACGTATCACTTATTCCGCGATCACTGACCGCCCGAGGCTGGTCTTGCCCGAGGGCAAGCGCATGGGCGTGTGGATTATTGTGAATATTGAGGAATGGGATCCGAAAGCGACGATGCCCCGCACCGTGCTGACGCCGCCTGCTGGCGGGTCGCCCAGCCCGGATATTCCGAACTGGGCCTGGCATGAATACGGCAACCGGGTTGGCTTCTGGCGTTTGCTGAAATCGATTGACGAGATCAATGCAAAGGCTGTGTTGGCAATCAATGGCACAGCGGTGTCGAGCTATGCACCGATTTCCCAGGCTGCGCTGGACCGCGGATGGGAGTTCATGGGGCATGGCTTTACGCAAAAGAACATGCAGAAGGTCGAGGACGAGCGCGCAGACATTATCGCCACGACTAAAGCCATTCAGGATTTCACCGGCAAGCGGCCGCGCGGCTGGCTTGGGCCAGGGCTGACAGAGACCTGGGAAACACCCGATATCCTAGTCGAGGAGGGCTATGAATACGTGTGTGACTGGGTGCTGGACGATCAGCCGGTGCGGCTCAACACGCGCACCAGCCAGATCGTCAATGTGCCCTATACCCAGGAATGCAATGATGTGGCCATGATGCTGATCCAGCATCATCAGGCGGGAGAATATTTCCAGCGCGGCTGGGACCAGTTTCAGCAAATTCATGAAGATGCTGAAGACGGTGCCCGCATCATGGCACTGGTGGTGCATCCCTACATCATGGGGGCACCTCACCGCGCCCGCTATTTCCGCGACCTGATCCGGCGCATTGCCGAATATGACGACGTGGCCTTTATGACCGGCGAAGAAATATTCGACTGGTATTCGGCCGCCGTTCCAAGCTGA
- a CDS encoding TRAP transporter substrate-binding protein, with protein MKWMIVAATILMPGMAQAADTVMKVGFLTPIQSPRGQGATLMAEMIQASDACDIEVQLYPSSQLGGTTDLIEGMQIGSVEMSILPAAFMVGFQPLVGILDFPYYFPTDKEKLLALYESDAIRQLLDTTTEKGLLSLDIWHTGYKTWTANKPLVTLEDYKGLSARVMPSEIIKEQDRLLGMQAIDMPFSETYSALSNGAVDAQENPIDTNFYMRFHEVQDYVTLTNHGTLDQIVSVSAAWWAQLSPDCQADVTAAVSAGGKLTAEKTDEVIETLALPAFEENGTEVVEVSEEARAELAEALLPSIKALYVKQYGEAGQAVLDAIDAELAK; from the coding sequence ATGAAATGGATGATTGTTGCAGCAACGATTCTCATGCCCGGTATGGCCCAGGCGGCCGATACCGTCATGAAGGTCGGCTTTTTGACGCCAATCCAGTCACCGCGCGGCCAGGGGGCAACCCTCATGGCCGAAATGATTCAGGCATCTGATGCTTGCGATATCGAGGTACAGTTGTATCCGTCCTCGCAGCTGGGCGGCACTACAGACCTGATCGAGGGCATGCAGATTGGTTCGGTCGAAATGTCGATCCTGCCTGCCGCATTCATGGTCGGTTTTCAGCCGCTCGTCGGCATTCTGGATTTCCCGTATTATTTCCCCACTGACAAGGAAAAGCTTCTGGCACTTTACGAGAGTGATGCCATCCGTCAGTTGCTGGATACAACAACGGAAAAAGGGCTTTTGTCGCTTGATATCTGGCACACGGGTTACAAGACATGGACAGCCAACAAACCTCTTGTGACCCTTGAGGACTATAAAGGTCTTAGTGCCCGCGTTATGCCCTCGGAAATCATTAAAGAGCAGGATCGGCTGCTGGGCATGCAAGCAATCGATATGCCGTTTTCTGAAACCTATTCTGCCTTGTCCAACGGGGCGGTTGATGCACAAGAAAACCCGATCGATACCAATTTCTATATGCGTTTCCACGAAGTTCAGGATTACGTGACCCTGACAAACCATGGCACGCTGGACCAGATCGTGTCCGTATCTGCAGCCTGGTGGGCACAGCTTTCGCCTGATTGTCAGGCCGATGTGACTGCGGCTGTGTCTGCTGGCGGCAAACTGACCGCTGAGAAAACTGACGAGGTCATCGAAACATTGGCGCTTCCGGCCTTTGAGGAAAACGGCACTGAGGTGGTTGAGGTGTCCGAAGAGGCACGTGCTGAGCTTGCCGAGGCGCTTCTCCCGTCGATCAAAGCGCTCTATGTCAAGCAGTACGGCGAAGCTGGACAAGCTGTGCTTGATGCGATTGACGCAGAACTCGCCAAGTGA
- a CDS encoding TRAP transporter small permease, with amino-acid sequence MKSVLAFSELMLGYLDRAVALFSGAVLLLTTVLLIVNAIARSLGYVLFAGGPTLAGLLILWLTFLGAYIPARQGRHITVDMITSRLAPAVLRWLRIVVSLIAMVLCVYAAWLGWTFTAFRFASGQIDQMLSIPAGWFYAPVPIGFALCAIAWLHAAADDLWGARK; translated from the coding sequence GTGAAATCTGTCCTCGCATTTTCCGAGCTGATGCTCGGTTATCTCGACCGCGCCGTGGCTTTGTTCTCCGGTGCGGTCCTGTTGCTCACCACTGTGCTGCTGATAGTGAATGCCATCGCACGCAGTCTTGGATATGTGCTTTTTGCCGGGGGGCCGACGCTCGCGGGCCTGTTGATCCTCTGGCTCACTTTTCTCGGCGCATATATTCCGGCGCGGCAGGGACGGCATATCACAGTTGATATGATTACGTCCCGGCTGGCGCCGGCCGTGCTGCGCTGGTTGCGCATCGTGGTGTCGCTGATCGCGATGGTTCTTTGTGTTTATGCAGCATGGCTTGGATGGACTTTCACCGCATTCCGTTTTGCTTCCGGTCAAATTGATCAGATGCTCTCAATTCCGGCGGGCTGGTTTTATGCGCCTGTGCCCATCGGGTTTGCGCTTTGCGCAATTGCGTGGCTGCACGCTGCCGCTGACGACCTCTGGGGAGCCCGTAAATAA
- a CDS encoding TRAP transporter large permease, producing the protein MPVAVLASTAVLLLLMTMPVFLALIGGTFLSHAFFGPPVPSMVFAQQMVQGINKFALLAVPLFIYASAIISRGEIGKRLLTLVESCVGHITGGVALATVVTCALFGALSGVGQAAIVSLGPLVFPVLIRQGYSRGFSIGLILTASTLAMLIPPSVAMILYALQATSSIESGFLAGLAAGLILLSMLIVYAYTYARRHGIAGTPRASWSERADAAKAAILALGLPLIIFGGIYTGTFTPTEAAAGGCFYAIFVEVVLYRSLTLREFWSLTQETAATISALLVILAVSAAMSYLLTLQQVPQQVATLLSDRSWFEILLIVNLTFLLAGMVLDPNSAIIVLTPIVLPAATLAGIDPVHFGAILVLNIAIGMITPPFGINIFTAMVTFRAGYGEIIGALRPFILVALLSLAVVTWAAPLVMWLPNLVSG; encoded by the coding sequence ATGCCTGTCGCCGTTCTTGCCTCGACCGCTGTCCTATTGCTTTTGATGACCATGCCGGTCTTTCTGGCATTGATCGGCGGCACTTTTCTGAGCCATGCGTTCTTTGGCCCGCCGGTGCCGTCGATGGTGTTTGCCCAGCAGATGGTGCAGGGTATCAATAAGTTTGCCTTGCTTGCAGTGCCCTTGTTTATCTATGCCTCGGCAATTATTTCACGTGGCGAGATCGGCAAGCGGCTCTTGACGCTGGTGGAGTCCTGTGTCGGGCATATCACTGGTGGTGTTGCCTTGGCGACGGTGGTTACTTGCGCGTTATTTGGCGCGCTGTCGGGGGTCGGTCAGGCGGCTATCGTTTCCCTGGGGCCGCTGGTCTTTCCTGTTCTCATCAGACAGGGATATTCGCGTGGCTTTTCGATCGGGCTGATCCTGACGGCGTCGACCCTGGCGATGCTTATCCCGCCATCGGTTGCGATGATTCTTTATGCGCTTCAGGCAACCTCTTCGATCGAGAGCGGGTTTCTCGCCGGTCTCGCTGCCGGCCTTATCCTGCTCTCAATGCTGATCGTTTATGCATATACATATGCGCGTCGCCATGGGATTGCCGGTACGCCCCGGGCCTCTTGGTCCGAACGGGCGGATGCGGCCAAGGCTGCCATTCTTGCCCTCGGCCTGCCTCTTATTATTTTCGGGGGTATTTACACCGGCACGTTCACCCCGACTGAAGCGGCGGCAGGCGGCTGCTTTTATGCGATTTTTGTCGAGGTTGTGCTTTATCGCTCGCTGACGTTGCGAGAGTTCTGGTCGCTAACCCAGGAGACGGCCGCCACCATTTCGGCATTGCTGGTAATCCTCGCGGTCAGTGCGGCGATGTCCTATCTTTTGACCCTGCAACAGGTGCCCCAGCAGGTGGCAACGCTACTCAGCGATCGGTCATGGTTCGAAATACTGCTCATTGTTAACCTGACCTTCTTGCTGGCCGGGATGGTGTTGGACCCAAACTCTGCCATTATCGTATTGACGCCAATCGTCCTGCCGGCGGCCACGCTTGCCGGTATTGATCCGGTGCATTTTGGCGCAATATTGGTGCTGAACATTGCTATCGGCATGATCACGCCGCCCTTTGGCATCAACATCTTCACAGCGATGGTGACGTTCCGGGCAGGCTACGGTGAGATTATCGGTGCGTTGCGGCCGTTCATTCTCGTTGCGCTACTGTCCCTTGCCGTGGTGACCTGGGCCGCGCCTTTGGTGATGTGGCTCCCAAATCTGGTTTCTGGATAG
- a CDS encoding mechanosensitive ion channel family protein — MPEWLRLTQPAMGIFGVAIGSFSLAWITGAIVSAALKRRPDSRTKPPKLLSDLVSACLFAVALITTIGVAFGQSGAGVIASSGLIIAVLGFAVRSVVADTLSGIALSLEAPFRMGDWIEINDEVSGRVVEIGWRTTRLLTRNSTNIILPNSQIARQRLTNFSAPQRHYRTQIEVHVDVSKEPEKLGAILRDSAKRAENILTQPAPEVHLTGMDQFGLRVAISYWVPSFLDDRKCRDQVLFHVLTAMQQHDLFTKQPLHAHHQTDR, encoded by the coding sequence ATGCCGGAATGGTTGCGATTAACGCAACCCGCCATGGGCATATTCGGTGTCGCCATTGGCTCATTTTCGCTCGCCTGGATAACAGGGGCTATCGTTTCCGCCGCGCTGAAGCGGCGGCCCGACAGCCGGACAAAGCCACCAAAACTGTTGAGTGATCTTGTCTCTGCCTGCCTGTTCGCTGTCGCCCTGATCACCACGATTGGCGTGGCTTTTGGCCAGTCTGGCGCCGGCGTCATTGCAAGTTCGGGGCTGATCATTGCCGTTTTGGGCTTTGCGGTTCGCAGCGTTGTCGCAGACACTCTCTCAGGCATTGCTCTCAGCCTGGAAGCCCCGTTCAGAATGGGCGACTGGATCGAGATCAACGACGAAGTCAGTGGCCGGGTCGTCGAAATCGGTTGGCGGACCACCAGACTTTTAACCCGCAATTCAACGAACATCATTCTGCCGAATAGTCAGATCGCCCGGCAACGCTTAACAAACTTCAGCGCGCCCCAGCGACACTACCGGACCCAGATTGAAGTCCACGTAGATGTGTCAAAGGAACCGGAAAAGCTGGGCGCAATCCTGCGGGACAGCGCAAAGCGCGCGGAAAACATCCTCACGCAACCCGCCCCCGAGGTCCATTTGACCGGGATGGATCAGTTTGGTCTGCGGGTTGCGATCAGTTATTGGGTACCCAGCTTTCTGGATGACCGGAAATGCCGAGATCAGGTCCTCTTCCACGTACTCACCGCCATGCAACAGCATGACCTATTCACCAAACAGCCGCTTCACGCGCACCACCAAACAGATAGATAA
- a CDS encoding PTS sugar transporter subunit IIA, producing MSVVDASFEIDFAIDKTSMSRKASFWALGKRIARLRGDSTGDEIATYFMLRERLGSTSIGKGVAVPRAMFPMRGRPLLQVVLLHAPVDFDARDGVPVDMMFAIVGDRRDQRELRRAILSCSRLAEDDGLLGDIRAARSREDLTRVLSLAGSFGQLAGAAPLLQVRR from the coding sequence ATGTCCGTCGTTGATGCGTCGTTTGAAATCGATTTTGCGATCGATAAAACCTCAATGTCACGCAAGGCGAGTTTCTGGGCCCTGGGCAAGCGTATTGCGCGCTTGCGCGGCGATTCAACGGGCGATGAGATCGCCACTTATTTCATGCTGCGTGAGAGATTGGGTTCGACCTCCATTGGGAAAGGTGTTGCGGTTCCACGGGCGATGTTTCCGATGCGCGGCCGCCCATTGCTGCAGGTTGTGCTGTTGCATGCACCTGTGGATTTTGATGCGCGGGACGGTGTGCCGGTGGATATGATGTTTGCGATTGTTGGCGACCGGCGCGATCAACGGGAATTGCGCCGCGCAATCCTTTCGTGTTCGAGGCTTGCGGAGGATGATGGCCTGTTGGGCGACATTCGGGCTGCGCGGTCACGTGAAGATTTGACGCGTGTTTTGTCGCTTGCCGGCTCTTTTGGCCAGCTTGCAGGCGCCGCGCCATTATTGCAGGTGCGGCGATGA
- a CDS encoding uroporphyrinogen-III synthase — MLTLTTRPRGLNEPLHTELGAMGFQPHNEDVLEITPVEWPTQSLFRMAALVVTSANGAFELGKVPHAPREMPVFAVGIATAACLKRFGFINVYHADGTAVDLLRLVMRKMPPGSGPILHVGGLHLSLDMAAALRSQGYEAIRVIVYEATARARLSAGTEQHLRRHKVGAVVLMSKRTAEIFGVLVRKSDLVPSLARIEAFVMSPAIAAVLDAAKWRRIHIAAAPSRAALTDLLGCEAARIAL, encoded by the coding sequence ATGTTGACACTTACAACAAGGCCTAGAGGCCTCAACGAACCCTTGCACACCGAGTTGGGGGCGATGGGCTTTCAGCCCCACAATGAAGATGTGCTGGAGATAACGCCGGTGGAATGGCCAACCCAGTCGCTGTTTCGTATGGCGGCGCTGGTTGTCACCTCAGCCAATGGTGCGTTCGAACTGGGGAAAGTGCCTCATGCGCCTCGAGAAATGCCTGTGTTTGCTGTTGGTATAGCCACAGCTGCCTGTCTCAAGAGGTTTGGCTTTATCAATGTTTATCATGCCGATGGAACGGCTGTGGACCTGCTCAGGCTTGTGATGCGCAAAATGCCGCCCGGTTCGGGGCCCATTCTGCATGTTGGTGGCTTGCATCTATCTCTCGACATGGCGGCAGCCTTGCGATCACAAGGCTATGAGGCGATACGCGTAATAGTCTATGAGGCGACGGCCAGAGCGCGATTGTCGGCGGGAACAGAACAGCATTTGCGCCGCCACAAAGTCGGCGCCGTTGTTCTGATGTCAAAAAGGACTGCCGAAATATTCGGTGTGCTGGTGAGAAAAAGCGATCTGGTGCCGTCCCTTGCAAGGATAGAGGCATTTGTCATGAGCCCGGCGATCGCGGCGGTGCTTGATGCGGCAAAGTGGCGGCGCATTCATATCGCCGCCGCGCCATCCCGCGCCGCCTTGACCGACCTTCTGGGCTGTGAAGCCGCGCGCATCGCCTTGTAG
- a CDS encoding septal ring lytic transglycosylase RlpA family protein, which produces MKKFSRIALGLALAATLSTSIVPASFASTPAITGTASWYGPGFHGRTTANGESYDMYAMTAAHKTLKFGTKVKVTNNENGKSVLVRINDRGPYIGGRVIDLSKSAANAIDMIRPGTAKVTIEVVG; this is translated from the coding sequence ATGAAGAAATTTTCCCGCATCGCCCTTGGTTTGGCCCTCGCAGCCACGCTGTCGACGTCGATCGTTCCAGCATCATTCGCCTCGACACCCGCTATCACAGGCACGGCCTCCTGGTACGGCCCCGGCTTCCATGGCCGGACAACAGCCAATGGTGAAAGCTATGACATGTACGCCATGACGGCGGCACACAAAACGCTCAAGTTCGGGACCAAGGTCAAGGTCACCAACAATGAAAACGGCAAGTCGGTACTCGTTCGCATAAATGACCGGGGCCCCTACATTGGCGGGCGCGTAATCGACCTGTCCAAAAGCGCCGCCAATGCAATCGACATGATCCGTCCCGGCACCGCCAAGGTGACCATAGAGGTTGTCGGATAA
- a CDS encoding SDR family oxidoreductase, whose translation MSSIFSVEGKVAVVTGGLGQLGRGFAASLAQAGARVAIFSRRPVTAEQLQELFPDCADSIRVYEASVTDKAALEAATEKLCADWGAPDILVNNAGIDSKPDGAADQNAPFEDYPQKYWDDIIDVNLTGVMLCSQVIGTKMAEAGRGSIINVGSIYGLVSPNQALYAYREARDGVPFVKAVSYAASKSGLINLTRYVATYWAERNVRCNLISFGGVKTGSFDKEFVDNFLERVPMRRQAEKDEYNGVVQFLASEASSYMTGSNVVVDGGFTAW comes from the coding sequence ATGTCGAGCATTTTTAGTGTTGAGGGTAAGGTTGCGGTTGTAACCGGAGGTTTGGGGCAATTGGGGCGCGGATTTGCGGCGTCACTGGCGCAAGCTGGTGCCAGGGTTGCCATTTTCAGCCGCCGGCCGGTGACGGCTGAGCAATTGCAGGAACTTTTTCCCGATTGCGCGGACAGCATCCGCGTTTACGAGGCCAGCGTGACCGACAAGGCAGCGCTGGAAGCGGCGACCGAGAAATTGTGTGCCGACTGGGGTGCGCCCGATATTCTGGTCAATAATGCGGGCATCGATTCCAAGCCCGATGGGGCGGCGGACCAGAATGCGCCCTTTGAGGATTACCCGCAGAAATACTGGGATGACATTATTGATGTGAACCTGACCGGCGTCATGCTGTGCAGTCAGGTTATTGGCACCAAGATGGCAGAAGCCGGCCGGGGCAGCATTATTAATGTGGGCTCGATCTATGGTCTGGTGTCGCCCAATCAGGCGCTTTATGCCTATCGCGAAGCGCGTGATGGTGTGCCTTTCGTCAAGGCTGTCTCTTATGCGGCGTCGAAATCCGGCCTGATCAACCTGACGCGTTATGTGGCGACCTACTGGGCCGAGAGGAATGTCCGGTGCAACCTGATCTCGTTTGGTGGGGTGAAAACGGGCAGTTTCGACAAGGAATTTGTCGATAATTTCCTTGAGCGCGTGCCGATGCGCCGTCAGGCCGAGAAAGACGAGTATAACGGCGTTGTCCAGTTTCTCGCCTCCGAAGCCTCGTCTTACATGACCGGTTCCAATGTCGTCGTTGACGGCGGGTTTACGGCCTGGTGA
- a CDS encoding FadR/GntR family transcriptional regulator, translating to MAPERNKLYVTVVSAIEAEILSGVLQVGDRLPSEADLARRFGVGTRSVREGLQILETKGLVLRRHGERAEVVREDVGQFLESLASTVHSLFAKDTDYLVQLMDVRRMFELEAVGRLASGEGQLSDDVDSALKAMAEASDFSAYANADADFHRALVQSLGNEIMATVYDNLYGLITEVIRLTSRVPSKTMAEGVAEHHAICAAIRSGDAEASRTLLREHIDNSTTYLQQAITAAKHQGQNA from the coding sequence GTGGCCCCTGAACGCAACAAGCTTTATGTCACGGTGGTTTCGGCCATTGAGGCAGAGATCTTGTCGGGCGTCCTGCAGGTCGGTGACAGGTTGCCTTCCGAGGCGGATCTGGCGCGCCGGTTTGGTGTGGGCACTCGTTCTGTGCGCGAGGGGCTGCAGATTCTCGAGACCAAAGGGCTGGTGCTGCGCCGGCATGGCGAGCGCGCCGAGGTGGTGCGTGAGGATGTGGGGCAGTTCCTTGAATCCCTTGCCTCGACCGTTCATTCCCTTTTTGCCAAGGATACCGACTATCTCGTGCAGCTAATGGATGTGCGCCGCATGTTCGAGCTGGAGGCAGTTGGCCGGTTGGCGAGCGGGGAAGGGCAGTTGAGCGACGATGTTGATTCAGCGCTCAAGGCGATGGCCGAGGCCAGCGATTTCAGTGCCTATGCCAATGCGGATGCCGATTTTCACCGGGCGCTGGTGCAGTCGCTGGGCAATGAGATCATGGCGACGGTCTATGACAATCTTTACGGGCTGATCACCGAAGTCATCCGGCTGACCAGCCGGGTGCCAAGCAAGACAATGGCTGAGGGCGTTGCCGAGCATCATGCGATTTGCGCGGCAATCCGCAGTGGCGATGCAGAAGCCAGCCGTACGCTGTTGCGCGAGCATATCGACAATTCAACGACGTATCTTCAACAGGCGATCACCGCCGCAAAGCATCAAGGGCAGAACGCATAA